Proteins from one Nilaparvata lugens isolate BPH chromosome 10, ASM1435652v1, whole genome shotgun sequence genomic window:
- the LOC120353304 gene encoding uncharacterized protein LOC120353304 encodes MTESLTRRLRWSHLLYLTTIDCFTRLASAWILKNKTAKCMEQNLLAFFGLFNTPNMLLMDKGKEFDNNRIKKLLEELGIDSHFTTVGHPQSHGMMERLHSTLTEHLHLLEVDRNICGEEAMARAILAYNSSIHSSTNFSPFELVEHPEEHREVERKIMNEKVRRTKKYNLEVAEDMNKIKVGDIIFKKNHHKRTKSDHRFVGPYEVIDLLQRNRVEVKKQHNNGRGRHEIVHLSEIRRSKRNYNEDE; translated from the exons ATGACAGAAAGCCTTACAAGACGCCTCAGATGGTCACACCTACT GTATCTTACTACAATCGATTGTTTTACAAGGCTTGCTTCTGCATggattttaaagaataaaacagCCAAGTGCATGGAACAAAATTTACTAGCATTTTTTGGGCTCTTCAATACCCCCAACATGTTGTTAATGGATAAAGGAAAAGAATTCGACAACAATcggatcaaaaaacttttagaGGAACTTGGTATCGACAGCCACTTCACTACAGTAGGACATCCGCAATCTCATGGAATGATGGAACGTTTACATAGCACGCTAACTGAACATTTGCACTTATTAGAAGTTGATAGAAACATCTGTGGGGAAGAAGCAATGGCAAGAGCTATTCTGGCATATAATAGTAGCATACattcttcaacaaatttttcacCATTTGAGTTAGTTGAGCATCCAGAGGAGCATAGAGAAGTGGAGAGAAAAATCATGAACGAGAAAGTTCGGAGgacaaaaaagtataatttggAGGTGGCTGaagacatgaataaaataaaagtaggtgaCATAATCTTCAAGAAAAATCATCACAAGAGAACGAAATCGGATCATAGATTTGTTGGACCATATGAAGTGATTGATCTACTACAAAGGAACCGAGTGGAGGTAAAAAAGCAACACAACAATGGACGAGGTAGACATGAAATTGTGCATTTGAGTGAGATTAGAAGATCGAAAAGGAACTATAATGAAGATGAGTAA